The DNA window ATAAAGCATAGGCCGCCTGAATATCAGCCCCAGAATGGTCAGCAGAATCCCCGATATTACCATCATGGTAAATGAATTTCCCATAATTTTTTCCGCCTCTAAAAGCCTGCCTCTGCCCCTTTCGATGGAACAGAGCGGCGCCCCGCCCATTCCGAACAGATTGGCAAATGCGATCACCATTGTAATAATCGGCAGGGAAAGGCCGATTCCGGTCAGGGACAGCGTCGAATTCTCCGGTATCCTTCCTATATAAATTCTGTCTACAATGTTGTAGAGTACATTGATGAGCTGTGCCAGCGTCATGGGCACGGCCAGGCTCATAATATTTCCTACCACGCTCCCCTGTGAAAAGTCGTTCTTATCCGTATTCATCTTCCGCCTCCTGAAACGCTGCCGCCCTCATCGGCATAGGCGGCGGCAGCCTGAACGTTCAACGCACAGACCGACGCCCTCCATAAAGCAGCGCGCCATAATAACTGTATTTTGTCATTATAGCGCGCTTTTTTATCGGTTGGCAATGAAAATTTCACAGAGCGTGTGTTCCACGCAGTAAAACTGTTTACCGGAACAGAGCCGTAACATTCGCGACCTCCGCCGCTGCCGCCGCCCGCGTCAGGGAGCTGAAGTCATAGAAACAGTAGCCGCTCACCTGGCCGGTTCCTCTTCCTTCCAGCACCTGGCGTCTCATAATATCATTATATCTGAGCCATTCCGGTACTTCATTCCCATCCTTTGCATCGGTTCCCGTCTTATAGAGCGCCAGCCCCGCATAGAGGGTCACATTGCCCTTCTTTTTAAGTTCAATCCAGTCCTTCAGGCAGTTGGAATATGCATACGGAGCCGTCTGGCCTCCCGACTTCGCCTCAAATCCCCAGTATATCTGAGGCATAATGTAATCAATATATCCCGGCTGCGTCATCCATGTATCAATGTCTGAGAACAGTCTCGTATCGGAACGCAGGTTCTTTAAATACCCCTCAGGGCTGATGCCGAATACCACGCCTGGCTTAATGGATTTGATCGTACTGTAAATGCCTCTCACAAGCTGGTTTACGTTGTCGCGCCGCCAGTCTGCGATACTCCTGCTGCTGCCGGAGGCCAGGTATTCCGGTTTGTCAAACCACAGGTCTGCGTTGCCGTCGTTGACGCCCGGATAGAAATAATCATCAAAATGGATTCCATCCACATCATAGCCCTCGACGATCTCCCTCACGCCGTCTATCACCATCTGGCGCACCTGCGGCACCGCCGGATTGTAATAATACTCTCCCTGGTGCAGGAGAACCCATCTGTCGTTGGCCGGATCCCCGTCGTTCGCCCAGGCGACGGCCGGGTTGCTGCTGCTGAGATCACTGTAGCGGTTCAGATATCCCGTTATCCGGTACGGATTGACCCAGGCATGGATTTTCAGGCCTCTCTGATGAGCCGACTGGACCACATAAGCAAGCGGGTCATATCCCGGATCCTTTCCCTGCTGCCCCGAAGCAAACTTAGACCAGGGAAAATATTTGGACGGATACATGGCGTCGCCGTCCGGCCTCACCTGGACAAAGACCGCGTTCATTCCGTTTTGGACGCTTATATCCATCGTCGAATCCACCGCATTCTTAAATCCGCGGTAATCCTTCGGCCACTTA is part of the [Clostridium] symbiosum genome and encodes:
- a CDS encoding family 10 glycosylhydrolase, with product MEVKEKRSDLKNIRRRVSAKRMASLLLAAVFAVMGAMTSLAGPAGDSGTAVQPGELRGVWISYLDWNKWPKDYRGFKNAVDSTMDISVQNGMNAVFVQVRPDGDAMYPSKYFPWSKFASGQQGKDPGYDPLAYVVQSAHQRGLKIHAWVNPYRITGYLNRYSDLSSSNPAVAWANDGDPANDRWVLLHQGEYYYNPAVPQVRQMVIDGVREIVEGYDVDGIHFDDYFYPGVNDGNADLWFDKPEYLASGSSRSIADWRRDNVNQLVRGIYSTIKSIKPGVVFGISPEGYLKNLRSDTRLFSDIDTWMTQPGYIDYIMPQIYWGFEAKSGGQTAPYAYSNCLKDWIELKKKGNVTLYAGLALYKTGTDAKDGNEVPEWLRYNDIMRRQVLEGRGTGQVSGYCFYDFSSLTRAAAAAEVANVTALFR